The genome window TCTGTGAGTTTTTCTGTAGAGATGTCAGGCAGGCTGGGGTGGTTCCAGGTGTGATTGGCTACCGTATGGCCTTCAGTGATCATGCGCCGGAGCAGATCGGGCTGTGTCTTCACCCAGTGTCCAGCCAGGAAAAAGGTCGCCTTGGCGTTATAGGCAGCTAGGGTATCGAGGATGCGCGGTGTAGCGCCCTCCAGTTCGTAGCCCATGTCGAAGGTGATGACGACAGCCTTGCGGCTGTTGTCGCCCATGTAGGCGGCGCCGTATTCCCGCAACTGGTTTTTTTGCCATTCCGGAACATAAGGGGGCGTTTCGTTTTTGGAGCGAACAAATCCCCAGCCGTATTTTCCGGCGGCGCTGTTCGGGGAGGTTCCGAAATGGGCCGGCGCCTGTTCATCGGGCTCCACCGGCAGCGGTTGCAGGAATAGATATCCCGTGATGCCGAAAAGGAGAAACAGGGCCAATCTGCGAATTACTCTGTTCAAAGGGCGCCCTCCGTTCCGTGGCCGATGTCAGAAATAGTGTGTCTGCCGGGGAACGGACCTATGGGCGGGATTCGCAGGGGTCTATGGTGCCTCTTTCCACCCGGTTTACAGAGCGGAGGATGATGGTGTCCAAGAGCAGTCTTTTATTGAAGGAATCATGGATAGAACGGGAATCGTTGCTGCGCGGCAAAGGGTTTCACGTGATTGCCGGTGTCGACGAGGCCGGTCGAGGGCCTTTGGCCGGTCCGGTGGCTGCCGCAGCGGTGATCCTTCCGCCCGGCTGTATGATTGAAGGGCTGAACGATTCCAAAAAACTGTCGCCCGCGCGTCGAGAGGCCTTGGCAGTGGAGATCAAGCGCCAGGCTGTGGCATGGGGTATCGGTATCGTATCGTCACGGGTGATCGACCGCATCGGCATCGTTCCGTCGACCTTTCGGGCAATGTCTTTGGCGATCGGTCGATTGGGTGGCAGGCCCGATTACCTGATTGTCGACGGGAATCAAAAAGTCCCTGGATATGAGGGGGCGCAAGAGGCGTTGATCGATGGAGACGCCTTGGCGGCGCCGGTGGCGGCCGCATCGATCCTCGCCAAGGTGGTTCGCGACGGTTTGATGGAGCGGTATGCCCGGTTTTTTCCCGGCTATGGATTTGAACAGCACAAGGGCTATGGCACGCAGGCGCATCGTTCGGCGATCCTGGAACAGGGAACCTGTTTGCTGCACCGGGCCACTTTCGTACACCTGCATCGACCAGAGGGGGGTTGACCTGTGGATATCGGCCAGGCCCTGGTACGGGCATTGCTTTCCGGCATGGGGCAGCGAAACACGCCCGAGGGGGTCAACTGGAAGGTCGGCGCCATTGTCAACGGGCTGGTGCTCGAGATGTTGCTCAAAGACACCTATGCCGTGAATGTGGAGGGGAAAAAGCTGACTCTCCAATCGCCTTACCCCTTGTCTCCCGGCGAGGCGATCCGGTTGGAGGTGCAGGGTCATGACGAGGGGCAGGTGAAGGCGCGGTTGTTGCCGACGGAAAGCCGCGACGCTACCGGAGACCGGGCGGCGAATCTGCTGAAGCAGGCCGGTGTGGACGATACGCCGCAGAATCGGATGATCCTGAAATCCCTCACGGCTTCCATGCTGGGGTTGACGCGGGAGAACTTCCAGCAGGTTGCTCGGGGAATGGCCTTGCTCGGCAATGGCGATGAACAGTCGGCCCAGACGGCCGCTTTTGCCCTTAAGTCGGGAATTCCTATGCGTGGGGAAACGTTGCGCCTGCTGCAATCGGCTTTTGCCGGTGAGCCGCTGCAAGGGTTGCAGGATTGGCTCAATGAAGCCAAGGGCGCGATCAAAGCCCAAGGGGGAAATGTCCCGGAAGGGCTGCTCCGGCTGGAGGCTGAACTTGCCAAGGCGCTGCCCGAATCGCAGGACCGGGCGGAGGCGCTCGCCCGGAAGTTGTCGCGCCTCATGGAGAGTCAAATGCCTGCCTCTAAGGGTGAACAGGGCGGACTGAGCCAGTCCCGTTCAACGCCCGGCAGCCGGTTAGACGCTACGGTTGCCTCCGGCGCGATGACCCAGGGTGGAGGCGCCGAAAGGACGGCTGTCGGGCAGGGGAATGGAGTTCGCCTGTTTCCCGCAGGCGCCCAGGGCGGCAATCTTTTTGTAGAAGCGGGCGCGCTGATTGATGCCGGAGAGACGGGGAGATCGGTAGGGGCGGCCGTTGAGCCGTCTGTCCGGGAGAATAAGGCGATAGACCAACCGGCAAAAGACAAAGCGACCACTGAGAAAGGGGTCGCTGAGAAACCACCCGCCGAAAAACCGGCCTTGGAGAAACAGGCGGCAGAACGGGCGAGCGGGGAGAAAGCCGCCCAGGGTTTGACGGAAGGAGCGGCCAAAGACAGGACAACGGCGCTGTCGCAGCAGATCGCTCGTGCTGTCCAGGAGGTGGAATCCTTTTTCACCGGCCGGGGAGCCGACGCTGCTGACCTGATTTCCCGGGGGTTGGCGATCGAGGAACGGCTGGCCGGTCACCAGGTGTTGCAGGGCCTAGACAAGGGGATTCAGGGGGCGAATGACTACCTGTCCTTTACGATCCCTTACCGGTTGGCCGGGGGGAAGGAGGGCAACGGTCAACTCCGTGTCTATAAGGACGGAAAAAACCGCACCCTTGATCCGGAAAACGTCCGGTTGGCGCTCGTCCTCGATACGGAACACCTCGGGTTTGTCACCATCGAGCTGGCGGTACGGCGCAAGGAGGTCCAGAGCAAGGTGACGGTGGTTGATCCTGTCGTCATGGAAGCCGGACAAGTTGCCTGGCCTGAACTGCAGCAGGCGCTGGCCGAACAGGGGTTTCACCTGGGCGGGGCGAACTGGCGCGTCGGCTCGCCAGCGGATCTGCGCCCGGCGCCGGCGGAGGCCCCGGCGAGCCGCGAACCGGGCCGTCTGAACATCCGCGTGTAGGAGGGGGGGCACTGATGGACGAATCAGGAAAAAAGCCTGTGACAGCAGAAGAAGCGGCGGTGGCCCTGCGTTTTGACCCTTCCGCCGATGCGGCGCCGAAGGTAATCGCCACCGGCAAGGGTCACCTCGCTCGCAAGATCCTTGAGATCGCCCGCGAGAAGGAGATCCCTGTTTACGAGGATCCGACGCTCATCCAACTTCTGTCCAAACTTGATCTGGGCGCGGAGGTTCCTCCCGAACTGTATCGGATGGTGGCGGAGGTCCTCGCTTTTGTCTACCGCCTCGACAAGGACATGGGCAAGGGACGTGACTGATTCCAGCGAGTCAGAAGGGAAGCCATCATCATCCTATGATCCAGCGAAAAGGAAAAATGCCTGCTCAGGGCCCGGTTTCCTCGATGTATACATGGACAGGACCGAGTTTTTGCTTTAATATGTACAGGGAACGTCAATGCTATGTTTAAGGCGCATTGATTTTGCCATTTTTTCTACTTTGGAAGGGATTTGTCCTAAAACGCAGAATATTATCGTTTTGGGACTCCGCTTCTCTGTTGACCAATTTATCCATAGAATTCCCGAAGGAAGGAGGGAACAAGATTGTTGAAAGAGTACTTGGGCATCAGTTTGTTCCTCGCCGCTGGTTTGATTATTCCCTTCCTCGCCTTTGCCGTGTCCCGGTTGCTGCAGACCCGTACAAACAGCCCCGTGAAGGGTGAGCCCTACGAGTGCGGCATGGAGACCATCGGGGACACCTGGATCCAGTTCAAGTCCAACTATTTTCTCTATGCGCTGGTCTTCGTGGCCTTTGACGTAGAGACCGTATTCCTCTATCCCTGGGCCGTCAAGTTCCAGCAACTGGGGACCTTTGCGATTGTGGAGATGTTTATCTTCATCACCATTCTCGTCGTCGGCTTCTGGTATGCCTGGAAGGAAGGAGCTTTGGAATGGAAATAGACAAGAACGTAGACACCCTCAGCGAGGGTCAGGTCGATGAACTGATCAAGAAAAACATCATCATGACCAGCCTGGAAGCCGTCTTCAACTGGGCGCGCGGCAATTCCCTCTGGCCTTTGTCCTCCGGTTTGGCCTGCTGCGCCATCGAGATGATGGCCACCGGCGCCAGCCGTTTCGACATGTCCCGTTTCGGCTATGAGGTCTTCCGTCCTTCTCCCCGGCAAGCCGACCTGATCATCATCGCCGGCACCCTAACCTGGAAGATGGCGCCGGCCATCCAACGGGTCTACGAACAGATGCCGGAGCCGAAGTGGATCATCGCCATGGGCTCCTGCGCCTGCACCGGCGGTCCTTTCGCCGACTCCTACGCCGTCGTTCCCGGCGTGGACAAGGTCATCCCTGTCGATGTCTATGTGCCGGGCTGCCCGCCGCGGCCCGAGGCCCTGCTCGACGGTTTCCTCAAATTGAAGGCGAAAATCCAAAACCCGACCAAAGTGGGGTTGAAGCATGGCAAATAATCTGTTGGATCAGTTTAGCCAGGACGAACTGGCGGCACGGCTGCAGGCAGAAGTGGAAGTCAGCGGAGAGGGAGTGAGCCGTGCCGTTGTTGTGCCCAAGGAACAACTGCTCGCGGTGATGGAAAAATTGCTCCGCGAACCGGACTTCGCCTTTGACATGCTTTCGGACCTGACGTCGGTCGACCGGAAGGATGCCGGCTTTGAAGTCGTCTACCAACTGTTTTCGCTCAAGCATCTCTGCGACCTGCGTGTGAAGACGCGGACCGCGGCGGAGGAGGCCCAGGTTCCGACTGTCACGGGTATCTGGCCCGGCGCCGACTGGATGGAGCGTGAGGTTTTTGACCTGATGGGGGTCACCTTCGCCGGTCACCCCAACATGACCCGGCTGTTGCTGCCGGATGAGTTCGAAGGACATCCCTTGCGGAAAGACTTCAAGCTCCAACCAAGAGCGTAGGGTGGTGAAATCCTTTGCAAACACAAACCTATGAACTGAACTTCGGGCCCCAGCACCCCTCGACCCACGGCGTGTTGCGGATCGTCCTGGAACTGGACGGCGAGGTCGTCGTCAAGGCAACGCCGGTCATCGGCTACCTCCATCGCGGGATCGAGAAGATCTGCGAGAACCGGACCTATATCCAGACGGTGCCCTTCACCGACCGGATGGACTACCTGGCCGGCATGGGCAACAACCTGGGCATCTCCCAGGCCGTGGAAAAGCTGATGGGTGTAGAGGTGCCCGAGCGGGCCGAGTACATCCGTGTGATCATGTGCGAATTGTCGCGGATCGCCTCCCACATGATCTGTTGCGGCAGTCTCGTCCAGGACCTCGGCGGCGTGACCGGGTTCGTCTTTTTTATCCGTGACCGGGAAGACATCCTGGAACTGTTCAACCGGGCTTGCGGCGCCCGCATGACCTTCAATTATATCCGCCCCGGCGGCGTCGCCCAGGACCTGCCTGACGGCTGGGTAGCGCAGTGCCGGAAATTCCTCGCCGATTTCAAGGGCATGATGGAGACCTACGACAAACTCGTCGTCGGCAACGAGATTTTTCAGATGCGGATGAAGGGTGTAGCGCCCCTCAGCGGCGAGAGGGCCATCGCCATGTCGGCCACCGGCGGGGTGCTGCGGGCCAGCGGCGTCGATTATGACGTCCGCAAGGCTGACCCCTATGGGATCTATGACCGCTTTGACTTCAAGGTTCCCCTGGGGACCAAAGGCGACAACTGGGACCGCTTCATGGTGCGGATGGAAGAGATGGAGCAGTCGGCGCGGATCATCGAGCAGGCGCTCGATCAGTTGCCCGAGGGTCCCATCATGGGCAAGATCCCTAAGGCGATCAAGCCGCCTGCCGGCGAGGTCTACCACCGGATCGAGAACGCCAAAGGCGAAATCGGCTTCTACGTCGTCAGCGACGGTTCCCTGAAACCTTATCGCTGGCATGCCCGCCGCGCCGCCATGATCAATCTCCAACTCATGGACGAACTCTGCCGCGGCTTCAAAATCGGTGACGTCGTCGCCATCCTGGGCACCCTGGATCCGGTGCTGGGTGAGGTAGACTGTTGATGCAAGGTGGGAGACGATGAGATGACTGACCAAAACATTTTTATGGCGATCAGCGCCTTCCTGCGGTCCTTTCTCGGCCCCTTGCTGGGAAACGACCTCACCGATATGGTCATGTACGGTGCGGGGCTGCTGGGCGTTATCATTTTTATCTTCACCAACGCCGTCATCCTGGTGTTGATGGAACGGAAAGTGGCCGCCTTCATGCAATCCCGTCTCGGCCCCAACCGGGTCGGGCCCTGGGGTCTCTTGCAGACGGTGGCGGACACGCTGAAGCTGCTCGTCAAGGAAGACTACAAGCCCCATAAGGTCGATACCTGGGTCTGGGCGTTGGGACCGGCATTGCTGTTCATCCCGGCCATCGGCGCTTACGCCGTCATCCCTTTCGACTATCAAGCGGTTCCTGTGGACCTCAACATCGGCATCTTCTACTTTATCGCCATATCGTCGCTGTCGACGCTGCCTTTTCTGATGGCCGGCTGGGGCTCCAACAACAAGTACTCCCTGATCGGCGGCATGCGCTCTGTGGCCCAGATGATCAGTTATGAGGTTCCCCTGATCTTCTCGCTCATCGGCGTGATCATGCTGGTCGGCTCCCTTCAGATGTCCGCCATCGTTGAGGCGCAGCATCGCATCTGGTTCGTCTTCCTTCAACCTGTCGCCTTCGTGATTTACGTGATCGCAGCGACAGCGGAGACCAACCGGACGCCCTTCGACCTTGTCGAATGCGAAGGGGAGATTATCGCCGGTCCCTTTACGGAATACTCGGGCATGCGCTGGGCCATGTTCTTCCTGGCCGAATACGCCAACCTCGTCGCCGTCTCTGCGATTGCCACAACCCTCTTCCTCGGGGGCTGGCAGCCGCTGCCGCTGCCCGGCGCGCTGGGCGACCTGATGGCCTTTATCCCGGGATGGGCTTGGTTCGCGGCGAAGACCTACTTCATGATCTTCCTCTTCATGTGGTTCCGCTGGACCTTCCCGCGCTTCCGGGTTGACCAACTGATGGCCTTCGGCTGGAAAGTCTTGATTCCCCTGTCGCTGGCGAACATCCTGGTCACCGGGGTGGGGATCTATCTCTACCGCATGGCGATAGGAGGGTAATTGATGCAAGGCAAAGGTTTGCTCACTGGGATGTGGGTCACCCTCAAGGAATTTTTCCGCAAAAAAGTGACCGAAGAGTACCCCGACGTGATGCCTGACCTGGGCGATCGTTTCCGGGGCGGCACGCTGAAGTTAAAGACGAGCAAGTGCATCTCCTGCGGGATTTGCCAGAACGCCTGCCCCAACGGCTCGATCAAACTGACGAGCGTCAGGGACGAAAACAACAAGCGCAAGTTAAGCACCTATGTGCATGATGCCGGGTTGTGCCTCTTTTGCAACCTCTGCATCGATGCCTGTCCCGTGAAGTGTATCGATTGGACAGGCGAGTTCGCCTTTTCAGGTTATTCCCGGGAAGACCTGGTCTTCGACTGCATCGACCTCGCTCAAAAGCGCGGCTATGATCCGGTTGAGGTAAAGGAACCCCCGGCAGACGGGGAAAAGGGGTGATGGGCCGATGGTAAATGAATGGATCTATGCTGGCGCCTTCTACGGCTTGGCCGCGCTGACCCTCCTGTCGGCCGCCGGGGTGGTTTTCCTCAAGGATATCGTCCACTCGGCCCTATTGCTGGCTGCGTCCTTCATCGGCGTCGCCGGTATCTATGTTCTTCTTAACGCCGACTTTTTGGCGGCTGTGCAGGTGCTCATTTACGGCGGCGCCGTGGCCATCCTGATCGCCTTCGGTGTCATGTTGACCCGCCGCCCGCACATGAAAGAAACGAACGCCAACAACCGCTGGGTTGTCTGGGGCGCTTTCACCGCAGCTTTCACTTTTGCTATCTGCGGCTGGGCGATCGCCTTCACCCAGTTTAAGCCCATCGATGCAACGCCGGCACAGGTGACGGCCATCGACGGGATCGCCACGCAACTGCTGGGCGACTTCGTTGTGCCCTTTGAGGCGGCGGCCCTCTTGCTGACTGTAGCCCTGATCGGCGCCATCATCCTTGCGAAGGGGGCGAAGGAAGCGTGACCAACCCAATGGCTTTAGTGGCTCCCGTCGGACTGACCCATTTCCTGTTACTCGGCACGGCGCTCTTCTGCCTCGGTCTCTACTGCGTCTTCATCAAACGCAACGCCATCGCTTTATTGATGGGTATCGAACTGATGCTGAACGCGGTAAACATCAACCTCATCGCCTTCAACAAGTTTATCGCCCCGGCCAGTTATACGGGGCAGGTCTTTTCCATCTTTGTCATCGTCGTGGCAGCGGCTGAGGTGGCCGTCGGGCTGGCCCTTGTGATCAGCATTTACCGGGATCGCGCCACCACCAGCGTGGATGACCTCGATTGGCTCAAATGGTAGGCCGAGTGCAACAGCGACAACGGGAAAGTAAGGTAGGTGTGGCAAAGGAATGGATTTTGCCCTGTTTAGTCTGAATAATGCCTGGCTGATTCCGCTGCTGCCCTTTGTGGCCTTTGTGCTGATCGCGTTTGCCTTCAAAAACATGGAGAAAACGGCATCCACGACGGCCATCCTCTTCTGCGGCGCTTCTTTTCTGCTTTCGCTGGGCGTCGTCGCGGGGATTTTGCAGCATC of Heliomicrobium undosum contains these proteins:
- a CDS encoding polysaccharide deacetylase family protein translates to MNRVIRRLALFLLFGITGYLFLQPLPVEPDEQAPAHFGTSPNSAAGKYGWGFVRSKNETPPYVPEWQKNQLREYGAAYMGDNSRKAVVITFDMGYELEGATPRILDTLAAYNAKATFFLAGHWVKTQPDLLRRMITEGHTVANHTWNHPSLPDISTEKLTEEIMSLHRDIQQASGSDYQAKYLRPPKGEFSRKSLETTKNLGYRTIFWSISSVDWLPSSRPQQVHEDVSSQLHPGAIILLHGNSKAVVEAMEPILKTIQERGYTVETLDQMLPPMPGNATGSNE
- a CDS encoding ribonuclease HII; the encoded protein is MSKSSLLLKESWIERESLLRGKGFHVIAGVDEAGRGPLAGPVAAAAVILPPGCMIEGLNDSKKLSPARREALAVEIKRQAVAWGIGIVSSRVIDRIGIVPSTFRAMSLAIGRLGGRPDYLIVDGNQKVPGYEGAQEALIDGDALAAPVAAASILAKVVRDGLMERYARFFPGYGFEQHKGYGTQAHRSAILEQGTCLLHRATFVHLHRPEGG
- the fliK gene encoding flagellar hook-length control protein FliK is translated as MDIGQALVRALLSGMGQRNTPEGVNWKVGAIVNGLVLEMLLKDTYAVNVEGKKLTLQSPYPLSPGEAIRLEVQGHDEGQVKARLLPTESRDATGDRAANLLKQAGVDDTPQNRMILKSLTASMLGLTRENFQQVARGMALLGNGDEQSAQTAAFALKSGIPMRGETLRLLQSAFAGEPLQGLQDWLNEAKGAIKAQGGNVPEGLLRLEAELAKALPESQDRAEALARKLSRLMESQMPASKGEQGGLSQSRSTPGSRLDATVASGAMTQGGGAERTAVGQGNGVRLFPAGAQGGNLFVEAGALIDAGETGRSVGAAVEPSVRENKAIDQPAKDKATTEKGVAEKPPAEKPALEKQAAERASGEKAAQGLTEGAAKDRTTALSQQIARAVQEVESFFTGRGADAADLISRGLAIEERLAGHQVLQGLDKGIQGANDYLSFTIPYRLAGGKEGNGQLRVYKDGKNRTLDPENVRLALVLDTEHLGFVTIELAVRRKEVQSKVTVVDPVVMEAGQVAWPELQQALAEQGFHLGGANWRVGSPADLRPAPAEAPASREPGRLNIRV
- a CDS encoding EscU/YscU/HrcU family type III secretion system export apparatus switch protein, whose translation is MDESGKKPVTAEEAAVALRFDPSADAAPKVIATGKGHLARKILEIAREKEIPVYEDPTLIQLLSKLDLGAEVPPELYRMVAEVLAFVYRLDKDMGKGRD
- a CDS encoding NADH-quinone oxidoreductase subunit A, with product MLKEYLGISLFLAAGLIIPFLAFAVSRLLQTRTNSPVKGEPYECGMETIGDTWIQFKSNYFLYALVFVAFDVETVFLYPWAVKFQQLGTFAIVEMFIFITILVVGFWYAWKEGALEWK
- a CDS encoding NADH-quinone oxidoreductase subunit B, with the translated sequence MEIDKNVDTLSEGQVDELIKKNIIMTSLEAVFNWARGNSLWPLSSGLACCAIEMMATGASRFDMSRFGYEVFRPSPRQADLIIIAGTLTWKMAPAIQRVYEQMPEPKWIIAMGSCACTGGPFADSYAVVPGVDKVIPVDVYVPGCPPRPEALLDGFLKLKAKIQNPTKVGLKHGK
- a CDS encoding NADH-quinone oxidoreductase subunit C — encoded protein: MANNLLDQFSQDELAARLQAEVEVSGEGVSRAVVVPKEQLLAVMEKLLREPDFAFDMLSDLTSVDRKDAGFEVVYQLFSLKHLCDLRVKTRTAAEEAQVPTVTGIWPGADWMEREVFDLMGVTFAGHPNMTRLLLPDEFEGHPLRKDFKLQPRA
- a CDS encoding NADH-quinone oxidoreductase subunit D, with amino-acid sequence MQTQTYELNFGPQHPSTHGVLRIVLELDGEVVVKATPVIGYLHRGIEKICENRTYIQTVPFTDRMDYLAGMGNNLGISQAVEKLMGVEVPERAEYIRVIMCELSRIASHMICCGSLVQDLGGVTGFVFFIRDREDILELFNRACGARMTFNYIRPGGVAQDLPDGWVAQCRKFLADFKGMMETYDKLVVGNEIFQMRMKGVAPLSGERAIAMSATGGVLRASGVDYDVRKADPYGIYDRFDFKVPLGTKGDNWDRFMVRMEEMEQSARIIEQALDQLPEGPIMGKIPKAIKPPAGEVYHRIENAKGEIGFYVVSDGSLKPYRWHARRAAMINLQLMDELCRGFKIGDVVAILGTLDPVLGEVDC
- the nuoH gene encoding NADH-quinone oxidoreductase subunit NuoH, with the translated sequence MTDQNIFMAISAFLRSFLGPLLGNDLTDMVMYGAGLLGVIIFIFTNAVILVLMERKVAAFMQSRLGPNRVGPWGLLQTVADTLKLLVKEDYKPHKVDTWVWALGPALLFIPAIGAYAVIPFDYQAVPVDLNIGIFYFIAISSLSTLPFLMAGWGSNNKYSLIGGMRSVAQMISYEVPLIFSLIGVIMLVGSLQMSAIVEAQHRIWFVFLQPVAFVIYVIAATAETNRTPFDLVECEGEIIAGPFTEYSGMRWAMFFLAEYANLVAVSAIATTLFLGGWQPLPLPGALGDLMAFIPGWAWFAAKTYFMIFLFMWFRWTFPRFRVDQLMAFGWKVLIPLSLANILVTGVGIYLYRMAIGG
- a CDS encoding NuoI/complex I 23 kDa subunit family protein, which translates into the protein MQGKGLLTGMWVTLKEFFRKKVTEEYPDVMPDLGDRFRGGTLKLKTSKCISCGICQNACPNGSIKLTSVRDENNKRKLSTYVHDAGLCLFCNLCIDACPVKCIDWTGEFAFSGYSREDLVFDCIDLAQKRGYDPVEVKEPPADGEKG
- a CDS encoding NADH-quinone oxidoreductase subunit J family protein yields the protein MVNEWIYAGAFYGLAALTLLSAAGVVFLKDIVHSALLLAASFIGVAGIYVLLNADFLAAVQVLIYGGAVAILIAFGVMLTRRPHMKETNANNRWVVWGAFTAAFTFAICGWAIAFTQFKPIDATPAQVTAIDGIATQLLGDFVVPFEAAALLLTVALIGAIILAKGAKEA
- the nuoK gene encoding NADH-quinone oxidoreductase subunit NuoK yields the protein MALVAPVGLTHFLLLGTALFCLGLYCVFIKRNAIALLMGIELMLNAVNINLIAFNKFIAPASYTGQVFSIFVIVVAAAEVAVGLALVISIYRDRATTSVDDLDWLKW